From a region of the Pukyongiella litopenaei genome:
- a CDS encoding branched-chain amino acid ABC transporter substrate-binding protein codes for MKKKTILGMGTALALTLGASAGFAENIKIAFIDPLSGPFASTGTNGLHQYEFAAQALVNDKGGVLGGDMFEIVPFDNKISPKESLIQLQVAIDQGVRYVVQGNSSGVAHAITDAVAKHNRRNPDSRVLFLNYAAVDTALTNEKCNFWHFRFDANADIKMDALTDVIAANENIKKVYVIGQDYSFGKTVAEAAEKNLAEKRPDIEIVGNELHPIGKVKDFTPYARKIVASEADAVITGNWGSDMLGLGKAVIENGFSGPIYTYYAAGSGMTAAFGETGKGSIRLIGEGQINPPPSDEATAYYEAFKAKYPDGNIDQPRISNVIAMLAKAIEEAGTATDVVAVANALEGMEFESMWGTKIYMRPDDHQAIQNLHVGAHTDENITFPYDNSDYGLLSESTVEMAGMDSATTCDMKRP; via the coding sequence ATGAAGAAGAAAACGATTCTGGGTATGGGGACCGCTCTTGCCCTGACCCTGGGGGCATCCGCGGGTTTTGCCGAGAACATCAAGATCGCATTCATCGATCCGCTGTCTGGTCCGTTTGCAAGCACCGGCACCAATGGCCTGCACCAGTATGAATTCGCGGCGCAGGCACTGGTCAACGACAAGGGCGGCGTGCTGGGCGGCGACATGTTCGAGATCGTTCCCTTCGACAACAAGATCAGCCCCAAGGAATCCCTGATCCAGTTGCAGGTCGCGATCGACCAGGGCGTCCGCTATGTGGTGCAGGGGAATTCCTCCGGCGTTGCCCACGCGATCACCGACGCAGTGGCCAAGCACAACCGGCGCAACCCGGACAGCCGCGTGCTGTTCCTGAACTATGCGGCAGTCGATACCGCGCTGACCAACGAGAAATGCAATTTCTGGCATTTCCGGTTCGATGCCAATGCCGACATCAAGATGGACGCGCTGACCGACGTCATCGCCGCGAACGAGAACATAAAGAAGGTCTATGTCATCGGGCAGGACTATTCTTTTGGTAAGACCGTCGCCGAGGCGGCCGAGAAGAACCTGGCCGAGAAACGCCCGGATATCGAGATCGTCGGCAACGAGCTGCATCCGATCGGCAAGGTCAAGGACTTCACCCCCTATGCCCGCAAGATCGTGGCATCCGAAGCCGACGCGGTGATCACCGGCAACTGGGGCTCGGACATGCTGGGCCTCGGCAAGGCGGTGATCGAGAACGGGTTCAGCGGCCCGATTTACACCTATTATGCCGCCGGCAGCGGCATGACAGCCGCCTTTGGCGAAACCGGCAAGGGGTCGATCCGCCTGATCGGCGAGGGCCAGATCAACCCGCCGCCATCCGACGAGGCCACCGCCTATTACGAGGCGTTCAAGGCCAAATACCCCGATGGCAACATTGATCAGCCACGGATCAGCAACGTGATCGCGATGCTGGCCAAGGCGATCGAAGAGGCGGGAACCGCCACGGATGTGGTTGCCGTTGCCAATGCGCTGGAAGGCATGGAATTCGAGAGCATGTGGGGAACCAAGATCTACATGCGGCCGGATGATCACCAGGCGATCCAGAACCTGCATGTCGGCGCGCATACCGACGAGAACATCACCTTTCCCTACGACAATTCGGACTATGGTCTGCTGTCCGAGTCCACGGTCGAGATGGCCGGCATGGACAGTGCCACCACCTGCGACATGAAACGCCCGTGA